The Argonema galeatum A003/A1 DNA segment TAAAAGAAATCTTAAAATGGACAGGTGGACAACCATTTTTAACCCAAAAAATATGTGATTTAGTGCAAACAACGAGTCAAGAAAACCCAAACAAAAGTTTGACAATTCCGACGGGAATGGAAGGGTTTTGGGTGGAGTCTTTGGTGCAAGCAAAAATTATCCATAAATGGGAATCCCAAGATGAACCAGAACATTTAAGAACCATCCGCGATCGTCTTAATTATAATGAACAACGCAAAGGCAGACTGCTGGTAATTTATCAGCAAATTTTACAAGGCGCAGAAGTTATTGTTAATGACACTCAGGAACATACCGAATTAATCTTATCAGGCTTAGTTGTCAAAAATTAAGGCTATTTACAAGTCAAAAATAAAATTTACGCCAGTGTATTTAATCTCATCTGGGTAGTATCAGAATTAGGTAAATTGCGCCCCTATTCTCAAACCTTTGATGCCTGGATAGCTTCTCAACAAACTGATGAATCTCGATTGTTAAGAGGGCAAGCTTTAAAAGATGCTCAAATCTGGTCGCAAGGAAAAAGTTTAAGCGATTTAGATTATCAGTTTTTAGCGGCTTCGGTTGAATCAGATAGAAAAGAAGTACAACTCACTTTAGAAGCCGAACGAGCCAAAGCCATTGAAGCACAATTGGCAGAGCAAAAACAACGATTATTACAGGAACAACAAACAGCCAAATTACAACGATTATTGTTAGGAGCAATTAGTATCGCCTTTCTGGTATCTTCAGGTTTGGGATTATTCGCTTTTAGACAATTCAGAGAAGCCAGGATTAGCGAAATCAAGGCGTTAGCATCATCTTCCGAAGGATTATTTGCTTCAAATCGTCAATTAGACGCGATGATCGCAGCAATTAAAGCCAAACGCAAATTAGAAAGTTTGGGTAGTGTAGATAGCAAAACGACTGAAGATGTAGAAATAGCCTTGAGACAAACAGTTTATAGCAACAACGAATTTAACCGTTTGATCGGTCATAAAAGTGGCATATCTACTGTTGATATTAGTCCTGACGATCGGTTGATTGCGACTGGCAGTAGCGATCGGACCGTTAAACTCTGGAAACGAGATGGTACGTTGCTGAAAACATTAAAACATACTGCAACAGTGTTTCGCGTTGCTTTCAGTCCTGACAGTCGCTTGATTGTTGCGGGAAGTTTAGATGGTATTGTCAAGCTTTGGCGTATTGACGGCACTTTAGTAAAAACAATTCAGGCACATAAAACCTCTGTCTGGGGAGTTGCTTTTAGCCCTGATGGTAAGCTGATTGCGTCAGCCAGTGGCGATCGGACTGTGAAATTATGGCGGCTTGACGGTACGCTCTGGAAAACATTGATAGGACATAAAAAATGGGTTTCCAATGTAGCTTTTAGTCCAGACAGCCAGATACTTGCTTCCGCAGGAGGGGATAATACTGTTAAACTTTGGAGTGTTGATGGCAAGTTGCTGAAAACCATAGAAGGACATCAAAATTCGATTTGGGATGTGGCGTTTTGTTCGCAAGGAAATTTACTGGTTTCAGTTAGTAAAGATAGCACTGCAAAAGTGTGGCAAATAGACGGAACTTTAGTCAGAACGCTTCAAAGTAATGATGCTATTTATGGCGTTGATTGTCAGGGTAAATATATTGCTACCAGTGGTAAAGATAATCAGGTAAAGATTTGGAAAATAGATGGAACATTTATTAGAAACTTAAAGCAGCATCGTGCAGTTATTCGAGATGTAGCATTGAATTCTAATGGTTTGATGGCTGCTTCTGCCAGTGATGATACCACCGTTAAACTCTGGCAACGCAATAAATATTTGTCAAAACCGCTCTACGGTCATAAAGATACGATTTGGGAAGTTGCTACTAGCCCAGACGGGAAGTCGATTGCGACCGTTAGTGCTGATAATACCCTTAAATTATGGTTGGCAGATGGCACACTTTGGCAAGATTATAAAGAAAATAAATATGGTTTTCGCAGCGTTGGCTTCAGTCCAGACAGTAAAATTATAGTGACTGGAAGTGATAACGGTACTGTTCAAGTTTGGGATTTAGGTGACCGGAATAAATCGGCGCTCAGACTGTTGCGAACTTTGAAAGGACATGGGGCTACGATTACTGCTATTGCGATCGGTCCCGATGGGAAAAATATCGCTTCTGCTGGAGATAATAACACTATCAAAATCTGGAATTTTGATGGCAAACTATTGCACACCATGACTGTTTCCCATCAGAGAATCTGGAAATTAGCTTTTAGTCCTAACGGTCAACTCCTAGCCTCTGCCAGCCAAGATAGTACAGTGAAACTTTGGAAACTTGATGGTACGGCTGTGAGAACGTTGAGAGGTCACGAGGATGGGGTTTGGGGAGTCGCTTTTAGTCCTCAAGGAAATATGATTCTTTCTGCTAGTTGGGATGACACTATTAAACTTTGGAAATTAGATGGAACATTACTGAAAACAATTAAGGCAGAGAGTCAGGGTTTATCGCGAGTTGCTTTTAGTCCTGACGGTCAAATTATTGCCACAGGTGGTGTTGATAATCAGGTGAAATTATGGAGCTTAGAGGGAAAGTTGCTGAATAAATTACCCGGACATCAAGGAACAGTCATCAGTCTTGCTTTTACTGCTGATGGTAACTTCCTGGTTTCGGGGGGAGATGATGCCACTGTGATGCTTTGGGATTTAAAACAAATTCGGACGCTGAATGAACTAGAGTATGCTTGCAATTGGGTGCGGGATTATCTGCGGACGAATGTTGAGGTGGAGGAGAGCGATCGCCATTTGTGCGATAATATTCGCAAACGATAGTTAAATATTTAGTATGTTGTTGCGCTTCAGCGCTCTTTAAAGAGCGCTGAAGCGCAACAACATACCTGACAAAGTTTTATCATGGGCGATCGACAGGATATAATATAATTCGGAAAGAACCGTAAATTTTTGGATCGCGTTTAAGACATTTTTTCCAAGTACTGCTTGTAGCCTAGTTCATCTAGTTGTGCTTGTTTTTGGAGTACGGATTCGGCTAGACTTTGACGATATTGCTGAACTTGTTCCAGCAATTTTGGCTGATGGGTGGCTAAGATTTGTACGGCTAAAAGTCCGGCGTTCTTGGCATTACCAATGGCGACGGTGGCGACGGGGATTCCAGCTGGCATTTGCACGATCGAATATAGAGAATCTAACCCCTGCAAGTGGCGACTGGCTACAGGTACGCCAATCACGGGCAGGGGTGTCAGGGAAGCAACCATACCGGGCAGATGGGCTGCTCCACCAGCACCGGCGATAATAACTTTTATGCCCCGTTGGTGGGCGCTTTTGGCGTATTCTACCATGCGATCGGGGGTACGGTGGGCAGAGACGATCGCAACTTCGCAGGCGATGCCGAATTCTTCGCAAATTGCGATCGCTCCCTGCATGGTGGGCAAGTCGGAATCGCTGCCCATGATAATGCCTACTAATGGTTGAGTCATTTGTCAGTTGTCATATTTTTATAAATACACACAAATATACCACTTTTTTATTATATGCTTGAATCAAATTTAATAGTAACTCAAGTTGCTAGTTACTTGCACTCTGGGTACGTTGTTGCGCTTTAGCGCTCTTATCCAAGTTGGTATAAGAGCGCTAAAGCGCAACAACGTACCTAATACAACCTTAATTATATAACCAGCAACTTGCGTTGCTAAATAAACTGAACACTCAGAAACCGGGTTTCTAACAGCCGCACCCAGATCGTGATAAATTAAATATCATAAATCATCAGATAGGCAATAAAACCACCAATCGCTACCTAGATGGATATTATCAACGCTAGAGTACCCGAATACAAAGCTTTGCAGCAATTATCAATTGATTCGGGCGGTATCATTCAGAAAATTATGCCAATGTACGTTGCTGGCAAACCTTCAGCAGATAAAGAAGTTGTAGATGTAAATGGGGATTGGGTTTCCCTGGGGGGTGTCGATTTGCAGATTAATGGGGCGCTGGGCTTAGCATTTCCTGACTTAAATCCAGATAATTGCGATAAACTCCCGGAAATCTGTAAATTTCTGTGGGATCGGGGCGTTGATGGTTTTTTGCCTACTCTTGTCACAACTTCGGTAGAGAACATTCAACGAAGTCTTGCAGTGTTAGCTGATTTTATAGTAACTCAGCTAAACGATCGACCAACGGCTCAAATATTGGGAGTACATTTAGAAGGGCCTTTTTTGAATCCTGAAAAGCGCGGGGCTCACCCATCTGAGTATTTATTGCCGCTGACTATTGATAATGTGAAGAGGGTTTTGGGTGCTTACGCAGATATCGTGAAAGTTATTACTTTAGCACCAGAATTAGATTTAACTGGAGAGGTAATTTCTTATTTGCGTTCTTTGGGCATTATCATCAGTTTAGGACACTCGCAAGCTACTGCCGCTCAAGCGCAAAAGGCATTTAAATTGGGTGCATCAATGGTGACTCATGCCTTCAATGCCATGCCCAGTTTACATCATCGCGAACCTGGATTATTGGGTGCTGCTATAGTCGATCGAGATGTTAAATGCGGTTTGATTGCTGATGGTCAGCACGTATCTCCGACAATGTTGCAAATATTACTACAAGCTAGCAGTTACGAAAGAGGTATTTTCTTAGTTAGCGATGCTTTGGCACCTTTGGGATTGCCGGATGGTGTTTACCCGTGGGATACTCGCGAGATTGAAGTGAAAAACGGCACGGCGAGATTGCCAGATGGAACGCTTTCGGGGACGACTTTATCGTTATTGGTAGGGGTGCAGAATTTGGTGAAGTGGGGAATTTGCGACAGAGAAGAAGCGATCGCACTTGCCACTGTTACACCCCGAAAAGCAATTGGTATAAAAGGAATCATCGGTAAACCTGCTCACCAGTTATTGCGCTGGCAAATGACTCAACCAGAACCGAGTTACGAACCGATACTGACGTGGAAAAGATTATTTCCAAGTGTTAACTAAATCGATCGGCAACCTACAACCTTTACTTAGAAACCCGGTTTCTAGGAGAAACCGGGTTTCTGAGTGTTTAGTTTATTTACGCCAATCTACTTACCAACTTTCTACCCTAACTCTAGAGTTGTTGTCCCAAATATGTGCGAGATATTGATATTTGGTATGCCGCGAGTGTACATCCGAACGCATTCAAATACTGGCTTCATCCCGTAACTTTCAGCCAGGGAAATAGCCTGGTGATTAGCATCGGGAGTATCTAAAAATATAGGCTTACCGTCACCCAGGCTACTGAGGCATTGAAATAAACTTTCAGCAATTTGGGCATCGTCAGCAAACAGAGGCCCAATTCTCAACCCGGTGCGGGATTCTCTAATTATTCCATAGCCGCACAAATTGCCATCCTTAATATAGGCATAGCCTGCACGCGCTGGGGAATTAACCCATTCTTGTAGGAAAGCTGGACGAGGTGCGGGAAAATGTTGGTTATCGTAATGAAAAATATCTGCAAATGGGATATCTTTTAGCGTCACAATGTTGTCAGGAGGTGTAGCAGCTATCCCAGTACCTTGATAGCGAATATGGCTATATGCTGGCTGAAAACCAAATTTGCGGTAGTTTTCTACTTGTGCTAAGACACCATCGAGGGCAAAATTGCGATCGCCTAGCAACCTCAAAGCCTCATTCCAAGTTTGCAAGCCAAAACCTTGACCGCGCCGATCGGGTTTGACAATATAAAAACCGATAAAGCCAAAAGTCTCGCCGTAGCGTACCGCCGAAATAGTGCTGATGGGTTCGCCGTCGATTTCACCAATCAAAAAACCGCCAGGATCGGCAGCATAGAAGGCACCTGCATCGTGAATGCCGGTATTCCACCCCTCTGCTGCGCCCCAATCGAGGGCGAGTTCTAACTCAGCAAGGGTCATTGGTCGAATTGTCAATCTGTCGCCGCTCATAGCTCAAGCATTCGATACTGAATGAAAGTTACCTCAAAAGTAACGTCTAATGGTAAGTTTAAGCGTTGGAAACAACTTAACAGCAGGAAAATTAATGAACGCAACCGACGATAAAACCATTGTTCAGGACTACTTTAATTCTACTGGCTTCGATCGCTGGCGGCGTATTTATGGCGATGGCGAGGTGAATAAAGTCCAGCGAGATATCCGCGAGGGACATAAGCAAACAGTTGATACCGTACTCAGTTGGCTGACATTTGATGGCAATCTATCAAAGCTATCAATCTGCGATGCCGGTTGTGGTGTTGGCAGTCTCAGCATTCCCTTGGCGCAGGCGGGAGCTAAAGTTTATGCTAGCGATATCTCTGAAAAGATGGTGGGCGAAGCAAAGGAAAGAGCCGAAGCTGTTTTGGCTAACACCGATAATGTTACTTTTGCGGTGCAAGACTTAGAGGGTTTGAGCGGTAGATACCACACTGTCATTTGCCTGGATGTCCTGATCCACTATCCCCAAGATAAGGCAGCTGAAATGATTGCTCACCTCACTTCTTTGGCAGAGTCTCGTCTAATTCTCAGCTTTGCACCTCACACCTTTGCTCTTTGTTTGCTCAAGAAAATTGGTAGTTTCTTCCCAGGTCCGAGCAAAGCGACTCGCGCTTATCTGCATCGCGAAGCTGATGTTGTCGAAATTCTTGAGACTTGCGGCTTTTCAGTTCAGCGGTCAGCTATGACCCGTACCCGTTTTTACTTCTCCCGCATACTGGAAGCTACGCGGAAATAAGGTTATAATCGCGGCAATACTAACCTATCAGCTGGAACTATGAAGCTCCTCAAAAAAGTGTCTGCGGTTTTGGTAACGGGATTTGGAAGTGTTTGCGTATTGGCTGGGATTTATGCGCCCTTTAACCCTGACATTAGCCGACAAGAAAAAATTGAGGAGGCTACGGCTTGTCTGCTGATTGGTGTGCCTTTAACTGGATGGGGTTTATGGATATGGAGGGGTTTGGCTCGACAACGGGACAAGGAAGTTCAAGACCGCCTCCAGTCCATTTTTTATCGGTTGATTCAACAAGAAAATGGGGAAATTACAGTTTTGCGGTTTGCAATGGAGGCACAGCTACCAGGAAAAGAAGCGAAAAAATATCTAGATGAAAAAGCGAAGGAGTTTCTAGCTAATTTTGATGTGACTGAAACGGGCGATATTAGTTATCGCTTTGATTTGTAGGATTTAGCAGCAGATTTATGGTAAAAGTTTTTTTGGTTGTAGCATCTATTTTGGGTGGTTTATC contains these protein-coding regions:
- a CDS encoding AAA-like domain-containing protein, with the translated sequence MDAEYNRLTFAIFGVATPSDLIQDKNRTPFNIGKAIELHGFQFDEAQPLVKGLAIYTDNATEILKEILKWTGGQPFLTQKICDLVQTTSQENPNKSLTIPTGMEGFWVESLVQAKIIHKWESQDEPEHLRTIRDRLNYNEQRKGRLLVIYQQILQGAEVIVNDTQEHTELILSGLVVKN
- a CDS encoding WD40 repeat domain-containing protein, producing the protein MRPYSQTFDAWIASQQTDESRLLRGQALKDAQIWSQGKSLSDLDYQFLAASVESDRKEVQLTLEAERAKAIEAQLAEQKQRLLQEQQTAKLQRLLLGAISIAFLVSSGLGLFAFRQFREARISEIKALASSSEGLFASNRQLDAMIAAIKAKRKLESLGSVDSKTTEDVEIALRQTVYSNNEFNRLIGHKSGISTVDISPDDRLIATGSSDRTVKLWKRDGTLLKTLKHTATVFRVAFSPDSRLIVAGSLDGIVKLWRIDGTLVKTIQAHKTSVWGVAFSPDGKLIASASGDRTVKLWRLDGTLWKTLIGHKKWVSNVAFSPDSQILASAGGDNTVKLWSVDGKLLKTIEGHQNSIWDVAFCSQGNLLVSVSKDSTAKVWQIDGTLVRTLQSNDAIYGVDCQGKYIATSGKDNQVKIWKIDGTFIRNLKQHRAVIRDVALNSNGLMAASASDDTTVKLWQRNKYLSKPLYGHKDTIWEVATSPDGKSIATVSADNTLKLWLADGTLWQDYKENKYGFRSVGFSPDSKIIVTGSDNGTVQVWDLGDRNKSALRLLRTLKGHGATITAIAIGPDGKNIASAGDNNTIKIWNFDGKLLHTMTVSHQRIWKLAFSPNGQLLASASQDSTVKLWKLDGTAVRTLRGHEDGVWGVAFSPQGNMILSASWDDTIKLWKLDGTLLKTIKAESQGLSRVAFSPDGQIIATGGVDNQVKLWSLEGKLLNKLPGHQGTVISLAFTADGNFLVSGGDDATVMLWDLKQIRTLNELEYACNWVRDYLRTNVEVEESDRHLCDNIRKR
- the purE gene encoding 5-(carboxyamino)imidazole ribonucleotide mutase, with the protein product MTQPLVGIIMGSDSDLPTMQGAIAICEEFGIACEVAIVSAHRTPDRMVEYAKSAHQRGIKVIIAGAGGAAHLPGMVASLTPLPVIGVPVASRHLQGLDSLYSIVQMPAGIPVATVAIGNAKNAGLLAVQILATHQPKLLEQVQQYRQSLAESVLQKQAQLDELGYKQYLEKMS
- the nagA gene encoding N-acetylglucosamine-6-phosphate deacetylase, which codes for MDIINARVPEYKALQQLSIDSGGIIQKIMPMYVAGKPSADKEVVDVNGDWVSLGGVDLQINGALGLAFPDLNPDNCDKLPEICKFLWDRGVDGFLPTLVTTSVENIQRSLAVLADFIVTQLNDRPTAQILGVHLEGPFLNPEKRGAHPSEYLLPLTIDNVKRVLGAYADIVKVITLAPELDLTGEVISYLRSLGIIISLGHSQATAAQAQKAFKLGASMVTHAFNAMPSLHHREPGLLGAAIVDRDVKCGLIADGQHVSPTMLQILLQASSYERGIFLVSDALAPLGLPDGVYPWDTREIEVKNGTARLPDGTLSGTTLSLLVGVQNLVKWGICDREEAIALATVTPRKAIGIKGIIGKPAHQLLRWQMTQPEPSYEPILTWKRLFPSVN
- a CDS encoding GNAT family N-acetyltransferase; translation: MSGDRLTIRPMTLAELELALDWGAAEGWNTGIHDAGAFYAADPGGFLIGEIDGEPISTISAVRYGETFGFIGFYIVKPDRRGQGFGLQTWNEALRLLGDRNFALDGVLAQVENYRKFGFQPAYSHIRYQGTGIAATPPDNIVTLKDIPFADIFHYDNQHFPAPRPAFLQEWVNSPARAGYAYIKDGNLCGYGIIRESRTGLRIGPLFADDAQIAESLFQCLSSLGDGKPIFLDTPDANHQAISLAESYGMKPVFECVRMYTRGIPNINISHIFGTTTLELG
- the bchM gene encoding magnesium protoporphyrin IX methyltransferase, which produces MNATDDKTIVQDYFNSTGFDRWRRIYGDGEVNKVQRDIREGHKQTVDTVLSWLTFDGNLSKLSICDAGCGVGSLSIPLAQAGAKVYASDISEKMVGEAKERAEAVLANTDNVTFAVQDLEGLSGRYHTVICLDVLIHYPQDKAAEMIAHLTSLAESRLILSFAPHTFALCLLKKIGSFFPGPSKATRAYLHREADVVEILETCGFSVQRSAMTRTRFYFSRILEATRK